A portion of the Gasterosteus aculeatus chromosome 12, fGasAcu3.hap1.1, whole genome shotgun sequence genome contains these proteins:
- the htatip2 gene encoding oxidoreductase HTATIP2 isoform X1, whose protein sequence is MKTADISLRKATGILAAVIVVIAAVLNYFDDPDSVKYTSCTRAKGGFVVAHSMAAADMKNLEENFRQQNKSCFILGASGESGKMLLQELLERNIFSKITLIGRRRLAFEDNAHENLIQEIVDFEKLEDYAAAFQGHDVGYCCLGTTKAKAGTEGFIRVDHDYVLKSAELAKAGGCSQFHLESSRGADKNSNFLYLKVKGQVEAEIEALGFDRLAIYRPGVLLVDRQESRPAEWLARKFFGAFSAVCSTAMSIPIQAVAKAMAANALLQPETKTEILENKDIASLGKSAGK, encoded by the exons ATGAAGACAGCGGACATCAGCCTGCGAAAAGCCACCGGGATCTTAGCGGCCGTCATTGTGGTGATTGCGGCGGTTTTGAATTATTTTGACGACCCTGATTCGGTTAAATACACAAG CTGCACTCGTGCAAAGGGTGGATTTGTTGTGGCACACAGCATGGCCGCCGCGGACATGAAGAATCTGGAGGAGAACTTCAGGCAGCAGAATAAAAGCTGTTTCATCCTGGGAGCCTCCGGGGAATCGGGCAAGATGTTGCTTCAAGAGCTGCTGGAGCGCAACATCTTCTCCAAGATCACCCTGATCGGGAGGAGACGGCTCGCCTTTGAAGACAACGCGCACGAAAACCTG ATACAGGAGATCGTGGACTTTGAGAAGCTGGAGGATTACGCCGCGGCCTTCCAGGGCCACGACGTAGGCTACTGCTGCCTGGGAACCACCAAAGCAAAAGCAGGGACT GAAGGATTCATCCGCGTTGATCACGACTACGTTCTGAAATCGGCCGAACTCGCCAAAGCAGGAGGCTGCTCCCAGTTCCACCTGGAGTCCTCCAGGGGAGCCGATAAGAACAGCAACTTCCTCTACCTCAAAGTCAAG GGACAAGTGGAGGCAGAGATTGAGGCGCTGGGTTTTGACAGACTTGCCATTTACAGACCCGG CGTGTTGTTGGTGGATCGGCAGGAGAGTCGGCCCGCTGAGTGGCTGGCCAGGAAGTTCTTCGGCGCCTTTTCCGCCGTGTGTTCCACGGCCATGTCCATCCCGATCCAGGCGGTGGCCAAAGCGATGGCGGCGAACGCTCTGCTTCAGCCCGAGACGAAGACGGAGATCCTGGAGAACAAGGACATCGCCAGTCTGGGGAAAAGTGCTGGgaagtga
- the htatip2 gene encoding oxidoreductase HTATIP2 isoform X2, protein MKTADISLRKATGILAAVIVVIAAVLNYFDDPDSVKYTSMAAADMKNLEENFRQQNKSCFILGASGESGKMLLQELLERNIFSKITLIGRRRLAFEDNAHENLIQEIVDFEKLEDYAAAFQGHDVGYCCLGTTKAKAGTEGFIRVDHDYVLKSAELAKAGGCSQFHLESSRGADKNSNFLYLKVKGQVEAEIEALGFDRLAIYRPGVLLVDRQESRPAEWLARKFFGAFSAVCSTAMSIPIQAVAKAMAANALLQPETKTEILENKDIASLGKSAGK, encoded by the exons ATGAAGACAGCGGACATCAGCCTGCGAAAAGCCACCGGGATCTTAGCGGCCGTCATTGTGGTGATTGCGGCGGTTTTGAATTATTTTGACGACCCTGATTCGGTTAAATACACAAG CATGGCCGCCGCGGACATGAAGAATCTGGAGGAGAACTTCAGGCAGCAGAATAAAAGCTGTTTCATCCTGGGAGCCTCCGGGGAATCGGGCAAGATGTTGCTTCAAGAGCTGCTGGAGCGCAACATCTTCTCCAAGATCACCCTGATCGGGAGGAGACGGCTCGCCTTTGAAGACAACGCGCACGAAAACCTG ATACAGGAGATCGTGGACTTTGAGAAGCTGGAGGATTACGCCGCGGCCTTCCAGGGCCACGACGTAGGCTACTGCTGCCTGGGAACCACCAAAGCAAAAGCAGGGACT GAAGGATTCATCCGCGTTGATCACGACTACGTTCTGAAATCGGCCGAACTCGCCAAAGCAGGAGGCTGCTCCCAGTTCCACCTGGAGTCCTCCAGGGGAGCCGATAAGAACAGCAACTTCCTCTACCTCAAAGTCAAG GGACAAGTGGAGGCAGAGATTGAGGCGCTGGGTTTTGACAGACTTGCCATTTACAGACCCGG CGTGTTGTTGGTGGATCGGCAGGAGAGTCGGCCCGCTGAGTGGCTGGCCAGGAAGTTCTTCGGCGCCTTTTCCGCCGTGTGTTCCACGGCCATGTCCATCCCGATCCAGGCGGTGGCCAAAGCGATGGCGGCGAACGCTCTGCTTCAGCCCGAGACGAAGACGGAGATCCTGGAGAACAAGGACATCGCCAGTCTGGGGAAAAGTGCTGGgaagtga